Proteins encoded in a region of the Synechococcus sp. BIOS-U3-1 genome:
- the guaA gene encoding glutamine-hydrolyzing GMP synthase → MSQVPIEGQRQPAIVILDFGSQYSELIARRVRETEVFSVVLGYSTSVEELRKLAPKGIILSGGPSSVYADGAPLCDPQIWSMGIPVLGVCYGMQLMVQQLGGRVVAATGKAEYGKAPLEVDDPTDLLTNVDNGSTMWMSHGDSVEALPEGFVRLAHTANTPEAAVAHHQRQLYGVQFHPEVVHSTCGMAMIRNFVYHICGCEPDWTTATFIEEAVKQIRDQVGEKRVLLALSGGVDSSTLAFLLKKAIGDQLTCMFIDQGFMRKGEPEFLMDFFDRKFNIHVEYIKARQRFLTKLKDVTDPEQKRKIIGTEFIRVFEEESNRLGPFDYLAQGTLYPDVIESAGTNVDPKTGERVAVKIKSHHNVGGLPKDLQFKLVEPLRKLFKDEVRKVGRSLGLPEEIVRRHPFPGPGLAIRILGEVTAEKLDCLRDADLIVREEVKEAGLYHDIWQAFAVLLPVRSVGVMGDKRTYAWPIVLRCVSSEDGMTADWSRLPYDLMETISNRIVNEVKGVNRVVLDITSKPPGTIEWE, encoded by the coding sequence ATGTCCCAGGTTCCGATTGAAGGTCAGCGTCAGCCGGCCATCGTCATTCTTGATTTCGGCTCCCAGTACTCCGAACTGATTGCTCGTCGGGTGCGCGAGACCGAGGTGTTCTCCGTGGTGCTGGGCTACAGCACCTCTGTTGAAGAGCTACGCAAATTGGCGCCCAAGGGGATCATCCTCAGCGGCGGTCCAAGTTCGGTGTACGCCGATGGCGCGCCTCTCTGCGATCCACAGATCTGGTCGATGGGGATTCCGGTTCTTGGCGTCTGTTACGGCATGCAGCTGATGGTGCAGCAGCTGGGCGGACGTGTTGTGGCAGCGACCGGTAAAGCCGAGTACGGCAAAGCACCGCTCGAGGTGGACGACCCCACGGACTTGCTCACCAATGTGGACAACGGCTCCACGATGTGGATGAGTCATGGGGATTCCGTTGAGGCCCTGCCGGAGGGCTTCGTGCGTCTTGCTCATACGGCCAATACCCCTGAGGCGGCCGTCGCTCACCATCAGCGCCAGTTGTATGGGGTGCAGTTCCATCCCGAGGTGGTGCATTCCACCTGCGGTATGGCGATGATCCGCAATTTCGTCTATCACATTTGTGGCTGCGAGCCTGACTGGACGACAGCAACATTCATTGAGGAAGCCGTCAAGCAGATTCGCGATCAGGTGGGCGAGAAGAGGGTGTTGCTGGCTCTCTCAGGTGGCGTGGATTCCTCAACCCTGGCCTTTCTGCTTAAGAAGGCCATTGGTGATCAGCTCACCTGCATGTTCATTGATCAGGGCTTCATGCGGAAGGGCGAGCCTGAATTCCTGATGGACTTCTTCGACCGCAAGTTCAACATTCACGTTGAGTACATCAAGGCCCGGCAACGATTCCTGACCAAGCTCAAGGACGTCACGGATCCCGAGCAGAAGCGCAAGATCATCGGTACCGAATTCATTCGTGTGTTTGAAGAGGAGAGCAATCGCCTCGGTCCTTTTGATTACCTGGCCCAGGGCACGCTGTATCCCGATGTGATCGAGAGTGCCGGAACGAATGTCGATCCCAAGACCGGTGAGCGGGTGGCTGTGAAGATCAAGAGCCACCACAACGTGGGTGGTCTTCCCAAGGATCTTCAGTTTAAGTTGGTGGAACCGCTGCGCAAGTTGTTCAAAGACGAAGTGCGCAAAGTCGGTCGCTCGCTCGGACTGCCTGAGGAGATTGTGCGTCGTCATCCCTTCCCGGGTCCGGGTCTGGCGATTCGCATCCTTGGTGAAGTCACAGCGGAGAAACTTGATTGCCTGCGTGATGCTGACCTGATCGTGCGTGAAGAGGTGAAGGAGGCCGGTCTGTATCACGACATCTGGCAGGCCTTCGCGGTTCTGTTGCCTGTGCGGTCGGTTGGGGTCATGGGTGACAAGCGCACCTATGCCTGGCCGATTGTGCTCCGCTGCGTGTCCAGTGAAGACGGCATGACCGCTGACTGGTCGCGATTGCCTTACGACCTGATGGAGACGATTTCCAATCGCATTGTGAATGAGGTGAAAGGTGTGAATCGTGTGGTTTTAGACATCACCAGCAAACCGCCTGGCACGATTGAGTGGGAATAA
- the mrdA gene encoding penicillin-binding protein 2 gives MAGSGSSQRDGQRQSGLRQQPLVLLGFVLLVSAAMVSRLVWLQVLEGSRYRELADENRIRLVPRSPTRGRLLDRKGRVLASSKLTYSLYVEPRLVDEASWPDLRDRLARLLSLDAAVLDQRRGSGQARDGYRINLATDLKPEQVLRFREQSQGLKGAQVDVDILRFYPHGTLAAHALGYTQPITEEEYKTLAEKGYKIRDRIGRIGVEAAYEAHLRGAWGGQMLEVNAMGEVQRHLGDRPSVAGKDLKLTLDLDLQKAAEQALADKPGGAIVAMDPRNGALLALASKPTFDPNFFSKLVTTQKEYDALFSNPKKPLLSRSMNAYDPGSTWKAVTAMAGMESGKFPADTQLNTTACITYGSHCFPDHNGAGFGRIGYADALRFSSNTFFYQVGVGSGSLALKKAADALGFQQKTGIEIGWEESVGLVGDEDWAAAGRGWADPGTTPWIPEDMASASIGQSVVQITPLQLARAYSVFANGGWLVTPHLADQGLDWTDPARRTKVDIKPSTLNKIREGLRKVVSDGTGYGLNGPGIPAAGGKTGTAEDSTGGPDHAWFATYAPYPEGKIVIVAFAQNTPGGGSVHALPMAKKVMEVWNRQRGKQ, from the coding sequence ATGGCCGGTTCTGGTTCCTCGCAACGGGATGGTCAGCGTCAGAGCGGTTTGCGTCAGCAGCCACTGGTGCTTCTGGGGTTCGTGCTGCTGGTGAGTGCGGCGATGGTCTCCCGCCTGGTTTGGCTTCAGGTACTGGAAGGGTCCCGCTACCGCGAACTGGCTGACGAGAATCGCATTCGCCTTGTCCCTCGTTCACCAACACGTGGACGGCTGCTGGATCGCAAAGGTCGTGTGCTGGCATCCAGCAAATTGACCTATTCCCTCTATGTCGAGCCTCGATTGGTGGATGAGGCCAGTTGGCCCGATCTGCGCGATCGTTTGGCTCGCTTGCTCAGCCTTGATGCGGCTGTGCTTGATCAGCGCCGCGGCAGCGGACAGGCGCGGGATGGTTACCGCATCAATCTGGCCACTGATCTGAAGCCGGAACAGGTTCTACGTTTTCGTGAGCAGTCGCAGGGATTGAAGGGGGCCCAGGTTGATGTGGACATCCTGCGCTTCTATCCCCACGGAACCCTGGCGGCCCATGCCTTGGGTTACACCCAGCCCATCACGGAGGAGGAATACAAGACCCTTGCTGAAAAGGGGTACAAAATCCGAGATCGCATTGGGCGCATTGGTGTCGAGGCCGCCTATGAAGCCCATCTTCGCGGCGCCTGGGGTGGGCAGATGCTGGAGGTGAATGCCATGGGCGAGGTGCAGCGTCATCTCGGGGATCGGCCTTCGGTTGCCGGAAAGGACCTCAAGCTCACTCTTGATTTGGATCTGCAGAAGGCTGCTGAGCAGGCTCTGGCTGACAAGCCTGGGGGCGCGATCGTTGCGATGGATCCCCGTAATGGTGCCCTTCTTGCTCTGGCCAGCAAGCCCACGTTCGATCCCAATTTCTTCTCCAAGCTCGTCACGACTCAGAAGGAGTACGACGCACTGTTTTCCAATCCGAAAAAGCCATTGCTCAGCCGGTCCATGAATGCCTATGACCCCGGCAGCACTTGGAAGGCCGTCACGGCGATGGCTGGCATGGAGTCCGGGAAGTTTCCTGCTGATACGCAACTCAACACCACCGCCTGCATCACTTACGGAAGTCATTGCTTCCCTGATCACAACGGTGCCGGCTTCGGTCGTATCGGCTATGCCGATGCGTTGCGTTTTTCCAGCAACACCTTCTTCTATCAAGTGGGTGTTGGCTCGGGATCGCTTGCGTTGAAAAAGGCGGCAGATGCGCTCGGTTTTCAGCAGAAGACCGGCATCGAGATCGGCTGGGAGGAAAGTGTGGGCCTGGTGGGCGACGAAGACTGGGCAGCGGCGGGTCGTGGCTGGGCCGACCCCGGAACGACCCCTTGGATTCCGGAGGACATGGCCAGTGCCTCCATCGGGCAGTCGGTGGTGCAGATCACTCCCCTTCAGTTGGCCAGGGCCTATTCGGTGTTCGCTAACGGAGGCTGGCTGGTCACGCCTCATCTCGCTGATCAGGGGCTGGACTGGACGGATCCTGCCCGTCGCACCAAGGTCGACATCAAACCATCTACGCTCAACAAGATCCGGGAGGGTCTGCGCAAGGTGGTATCTGATGGCACCGGTTATGGGTTGAACGGTCCTGGCATTCCAGCAGCTGGAGGCAAAACGGGCACGGCTGAAGACAGCACCGGCGGACCGGACCACGCCTGGTTTGCAACGTATGCGCCCTATCCAGAAGGGAAGATCGTGATCGTGGCGTTTGCCCAGAACACACCAGGTGGAGGGTCAGTGCACGCCCTGCCGATGGCCAAAAAAGTGATGGAGGTCTGGAACCGTCAGCGGGGCAAGCAATGA
- a CDS encoding tyrosine-type recombinase/integrase — MAPEAGTPYIYKRLDTQVHLPVEERAWQIRVPVPSTKGVRKSLKVTEKADAISKAEEMVLELRVQLKQGVGVMPTPVESVVEKFLETKRALVRDAWESKEDRGRKSITEERYGLIAGKLRNYLTPFLGAKTDARNIPYRTWNDWQAWRIKNNTRAPKRPKAITIQNEMGMIRECWKWAMENGYVPFSPKLPFQNENLITDDKVKRETWEAHEWSSFARLVREWLNAQYEGTEEHLWDCWISYQMLFFLANCGMRVGELVKVKRKDVQFYQLQERADEWMNGKICCLVQVHPSTKTGAREVNAMGGDFAKRAWEKSKYKEKDDFLFCHLDGTPFTTSQFMKKFEKMTAFTNEDERWGKHFVPYSLRHLYATTRLQHGTSRTALCENMGVTETYLRKHYSKYLTRLATADLMKMDKDIGLGGKIISRGNDFAIPEVTE; from the coding sequence GTGGCACCAGAAGCGGGCACCCCGTACATCTACAAGCGTCTGGATACTCAGGTTCATCTGCCCGTTGAAGAACGTGCGTGGCAGATACGTGTCCCAGTACCAAGCACCAAAGGCGTCAGGAAGTCCTTGAAGGTGACTGAGAAGGCGGATGCCATCTCCAAAGCAGAGGAGATGGTGCTGGAACTGAGGGTTCAGTTGAAGCAGGGCGTTGGTGTGATGCCTACTCCCGTTGAAAGCGTGGTGGAGAAGTTCCTTGAAACCAAACGTGCTCTGGTGCGTGACGCTTGGGAAAGCAAGGAAGACAGGGGACGCAAAAGCATCACAGAGGAGAGGTATGGACTGATTGCTGGAAAACTCAGGAACTACCTCACACCCTTTTTGGGAGCGAAGACGGATGCTCGCAACATCCCCTATCGCACTTGGAATGACTGGCAGGCGTGGAGGATAAAGAACAACACCAGAGCGCCTAAGCGCCCAAAGGCAATCACCATCCAAAACGAGATGGGAATGATTAGGGAGTGCTGGAAATGGGCGATGGAGAACGGGTACGTGCCGTTCTCACCCAAACTGCCGTTCCAGAACGAGAACCTCATTACCGACGACAAGGTGAAGAGGGAAACGTGGGAGGCACACGAATGGAGTTCCTTCGCTCGTTTGGTTCGGGAATGGTTGAACGCTCAGTACGAAGGAACAGAGGAACACCTGTGGGACTGCTGGATTTCGTACCAGATGCTTTTCTTCCTTGCGAACTGCGGGATGCGTGTTGGGGAACTGGTGAAGGTGAAGCGTAAGGACGTTCAGTTCTATCAACTTCAAGAACGTGCTGACGAATGGATGAACGGGAAAATCTGCTGCTTAGTCCAAGTCCATCCATCAACCAAGACAGGTGCTCGTGAAGTGAATGCGATGGGTGGTGATTTTGCCAAGAGGGCGTGGGAGAAGTCCAAGTACAAGGAAAAAGATGATTTCTTGTTCTGTCATTTGGATGGAACTCCCTTCACTACAAGTCAGTTCATGAAAAAGTTTGAAAAGATGACTGCTTTTACGAATGAGGATGAACGATGGGGCAAGCACTTCGTTCCTTATTCGCTTAGACACCTGTACGCAACGACACGACTTCAACACGGCACATCACGTACCGCTCTTTGTGAAAATATGGGTGTGACAGAAACCTACCTCAGGAAACATTATTCCAAGTACCTAACCCGACTTGCTACTGCTGATTTGATGAAGATGGATAAGGATATTGGTTTGGGTGGCAAAATCATTTCACGTGGGAATGACTTCGCTATTCCTGAGGTGACGGAGTGA
- the cbiD gene encoding cobalt-precorrin-5B (C(1))-methyltransferase CbiD, whose product MATTSAFSGTGLTLPVWVAAAARAAALVLGGSAAPSSVDLRIPSEQGLRRVEVHTASLLDGGQKALAISICDPGAGLDLTRGLEIWVLVCRSSSGEGLQIHAGEGVGRLEDDGSLCISGFARELLELNLSDLLPVLGGLDVEVVLPRGRELALRTSNSAFGVVEGLALIGTQAEVQTSASPDQLQLARDRLRELTAQTGFAGRLTLVIGENGLDLADQLGLSDQQPLLKSGNWIGPLLVAAAESGVRQLLVFGYHGKLIKLAGGIFHTHHHLADARLEVLAALAVQQGLSLESIRALLQTASIEQAWCWLQAHDLEQAMGLWMAVAEAVEGRSEAYLKRYGCTGMRVGAALFNRDRQLRWTGPEGRKMLRYCSVQLHPVASDSDQGPSLR is encoded by the coding sequence ATCGCTACAACGTCTGCCTTTTCAGGAACCGGGCTGACACTGCCTGTCTGGGTGGCGGCTGCGGCGCGGGCTGCGGCCCTTGTTCTGGGTGGATCTGCAGCGCCCTCGAGCGTTGACCTCAGAATTCCTTCTGAACAAGGGCTTCGTCGTGTGGAGGTGCATACGGCATCGCTGCTAGATGGTGGTCAAAAGGCCCTGGCGATCAGCATCTGCGATCCCGGAGCTGGATTGGATCTCACCCGTGGCCTGGAGATCTGGGTGCTTGTGTGCCGTAGCTCCTCCGGGGAGGGATTGCAGATCCACGCCGGCGAGGGTGTCGGCCGGCTGGAGGACGACGGTTCACTGTGTATTTCAGGTTTTGCCCGTGAGTTGCTCGAGCTCAATCTCAGCGATCTGTTGCCGGTTTTGGGCGGCCTGGACGTTGAGGTGGTGTTACCCCGCGGACGCGAGTTGGCACTGCGCACCAGCAATTCCGCTTTCGGTGTGGTTGAGGGTCTTGCGTTGATTGGCACCCAGGCGGAGGTGCAGACCAGTGCCTCTCCTGATCAGCTGCAGTTGGCTCGTGACCGGTTGCGCGAGCTCACTGCGCAGACCGGCTTCGCCGGTCGGTTGACGCTTGTCATTGGTGAAAACGGCTTGGATCTGGCTGATCAGCTGGGACTGTCTGATCAGCAGCCGCTGCTGAAGTCAGGAAACTGGATCGGACCCCTGTTGGTGGCTGCTGCCGAATCCGGAGTAAGGCAGCTGCTTGTGTTTGGGTATCACGGAAAACTGATCAAATTGGCGGGAGGGATCTTCCACACCCATCACCACCTTGCTGATGCACGTCTGGAAGTGTTGGCTGCTCTGGCCGTGCAGCAGGGCCTCAGTCTGGAATCCATTCGCGCCCTGCTTCAAACCGCCTCGATTGAACAGGCCTGGTGTTGGCTGCAAGCCCATGATCTGGAGCAGGCCATGGGTCTCTGGATGGCTGTGGCGGAGGCAGTTGAAGGCAGGAGTGAGGCGTATCTGAAGCGCTATGGCTGTACCGGTATGCGAGTTGGGGCAGCCCTGTTCAACAGGGACCGCCAGCTTCGCTGGACAGGTCCTGAAGGACGAAAGATGCTTCGGTATTGCAGCGTTCAACTGCATCCTGTGGCTTCTGATTCAGATCAAGGCCCTTCTCTACGCTGA
- a CDS encoding rolling circle replication-associated protein has translation MATDLSPRHLYESRNSKRVITEEWLERKIETLNIKFRYFLTLSFTYQQRNVLNQYLDNQHIKKVILDFFYPNRKPNNRIRLWFFTEPHSSGALHLHIFMEGMDGLSWLSKNNRKITINKRTLFDIVARDFSMDDVMTEALTNHLQRYIRKLGYGKQSVDWRSIGNIKYRLHYVNKSLSSVDFDKWQHLDYENSDLGELTNGR, from the coding sequence ATGGCAACTGATTTGTCACCTCGTCACTTGTACGAGAGTAGAAACTCTAAGAGAGTAATAACAGAAGAATGGTTGGAGAGGAAGATTGAAACTCTAAACATAAAGTTCAGGTACTTCCTAACTCTGTCATTCACCTATCAACAAAGAAACGTACTGAACCAGTACCTTGATAATCAACACATCAAGAAGGTTATTCTTGATTTCTTCTATCCCAATAGAAAACCGAATAACAGGATTAGATTATGGTTTTTTACTGAACCTCATTCCTCAGGAGCACTACATCTTCATATCTTTATGGAAGGCATGGATGGACTAAGTTGGTTGAGTAAGAACAACAGAAAGATTACAATCAACAAACGTACTCTGTTTGACATCGTTGCCAGAGATTTCTCTATGGACGATGTAATGACAGAAGCACTTACTAATCATCTCCAACGCTATATCCGCAAACTTGGTTATGGAAAGCAAAGTGTTGATTGGAGAAGCATAGGAAACATCAAGTACCGATTACACTACGTCAATAAGTCATTATCATCCGTAGATTTTGACAAGTGGCAGCACCTTGATTACGAAAACAGCGATTTAGGAGAACTAACAAATGGGAGATAA
- a CDS encoding pyridoxal-phosphate-dependent aminotransferase family protein, which translates to MQDKLTLMIPGPTPVPETVLKAMGRHPIGHRSGEFQAVVERTNAQLRWLHQTSNDVLVITGSGTAAMEAGIINTLSRGDKVLCGDNGKFGERWVKVAKAYGLDVQVITAEWGQPLDPDAFRSALEADTAKAIKAVILTHSETSTGVINDLESISGHVKSHGTALTIADCVTSLGAANVPMDAWGLDVVASGSQKGYMMPPGLSFVAMSERAWKAYEGSDLPKFYLDLGPYRKTAAKNSNPFTPAVNLYFALEAALEMMQAEGLEAIFTRHSRHRAASHAAMKAIGLQLFAAEGHGSPAITAVAPDGIDAEQLRKAVKERYDILLAGGQDHLKGKVFRIGHLGFVCDRDVLMAVAAIESVLQSLGLHKGSMGAGLSAASEVLIQ; encoded by the coding sequence GTGCAGGACAAGCTCACCCTGATGATCCCGGGACCCACCCCGGTGCCCGAAACAGTGCTCAAGGCCATGGGCCGCCACCCAATCGGCCATCGCAGCGGCGAATTCCAGGCCGTGGTGGAACGCACCAATGCGCAGCTGCGCTGGCTGCATCAAACCAGCAACGATGTGCTCGTCATCACCGGTAGCGGAACCGCCGCCATGGAAGCGGGCATCATCAACACACTCAGCCGTGGAGACAAGGTGCTCTGTGGTGACAACGGCAAGTTCGGCGAACGCTGGGTGAAAGTGGCCAAGGCCTACGGCTTAGATGTCCAAGTGATCACGGCTGAGTGGGGTCAGCCCCTCGATCCAGACGCATTTCGCAGCGCACTCGAAGCCGACACAGCCAAAGCGATCAAGGCGGTGATCCTCACTCACTCCGAAACCTCAACCGGCGTGATCAATGACCTTGAGAGCATCAGTGGTCATGTGAAAAGTCATGGCACAGCACTCACCATTGCTGACTGCGTCACAAGTCTTGGAGCCGCCAACGTGCCGATGGATGCCTGGGGCTTGGATGTTGTCGCCTCTGGCTCCCAGAAGGGCTACATGATGCCTCCCGGCCTGAGCTTCGTTGCCATGAGCGAACGAGCCTGGAAGGCCTATGAAGGTTCCGATCTTCCGAAGTTCTATCTGGACCTTGGGCCCTACCGGAAAACAGCCGCCAAAAACAGCAACCCCTTCACACCAGCGGTGAATCTCTACTTCGCTCTCGAAGCAGCGCTGGAGATGATGCAAGCCGAAGGCCTGGAGGCAATATTTACTCGCCATTCCAGGCATCGCGCAGCTTCCCATGCAGCCATGAAGGCCATCGGTCTGCAGCTGTTCGCGGCGGAAGGGCATGGAAGTCCTGCCATCACGGCTGTGGCACCGGATGGAATCGACGCCGAACAGCTGCGCAAGGCTGTCAAAGAGCGCTACGACATCCTGCTGGCCGGCGGTCAGGATCATCTCAAGGGCAAGGTGTTCCGCATCGGACATCTTGGATTTGTCTGTGACAGAGACGTCCTGATGGCAGTGGCAGCAATCGAATCCGTTCTGCAATCGCTTGGCCTGCACAAAGGATCCATGGGTGCAGGATTGAGCGCAGCCTCAGAAGTCCTGATTCAGTGA
- a CDS encoding recombinase family protein produces the protein MRKYVLYLRVSSAEQGKSGLGLEAQERDIQLFLENYAETPYGVVERFVEVHSGKDNERPLLNAAIALAKREKAVLVVSKLDRLSRRVSFIASLMEDRALDFKVAQMPHADKFQLHIYACLAEQERDFISQRTKSALRAAKERGTKLGAPKQHLDALAKARQAKARREAQQFSGVILPLRKQGATLRNICEVLNASGMKTSRGGSFHPSLVSRMLTTLEVS, from the coding sequence ATGCGGAAGTACGTGCTCTATCTACGTGTCAGTTCGGCAGAACAGGGCAAGAGCGGATTGGGTTTAGAGGCGCAAGAGCGGGACATCCAACTCTTCTTGGAGAACTACGCAGAAACTCCCTACGGCGTTGTGGAGCGTTTTGTGGAGGTTCATTCAGGCAAGGACAACGAACGTCCCCTGTTGAACGCTGCCATCGCTTTGGCGAAGCGAGAGAAGGCAGTTCTCGTCGTTTCCAAACTGGATAGGTTGTCCCGTCGTGTCTCCTTCATCGCTTCGCTGATGGAGGACAGGGCGCTGGACTTCAAAGTCGCCCAGATGCCTCACGCAGACAAGTTTCAACTCCACATCTATGCCTGCTTGGCAGAGCAAGAACGGGATTTCATCTCCCAGAGAACGAAGTCAGCACTACGAGCAGCGAAGGAGAGAGGAACCAAACTTGGTGCGCCAAAGCAGCACCTTGATGCTCTGGCGAAAGCACGTCAGGCAAAAGCACGTAGAGAAGCGCAGCAGTTCTCTGGCGTCATCCTGCCTCTAAGAAAGCAAGGAGCAACGCTTAGGAACATCTGCGAAGTATTGAACGCAAGTGGGATGAAAACCAGTCGTGGAGGGAGTTTTCATCCATCTCTGGTTTCAAGAATGCTTACTACTTTGGAGGTTTCCTGA
- a CDS encoding glycosyltransferase family 4 protein, producing MKIAFFTETFLPKVDGIVTRLTKTVKHLVDAGDEVMVFCPEGCPEEYMGARLIGVPAMPLPLYPELKLALPRPAVSEAIDSFQPDLIHVVNPAVLGLGGIWLAKTKSIPLVASYHTHLPKYLEHYGMGMLEPLLWELLKAAHNQALLNLCTSTAMVQELSEKGIQHTDLWQRGVDTELFRPELRSNVMRQRLMGDQDDRGALLLYVGRLSAEKQIERIKPVLEALPDARLALVGDGPHRQQLEKHFEGTATTFVGYLAGEELASAYASGDAFLFPSSTETLGLVLLEAMAAGCPVVGANRGGIPDIITDGVNGCLYEPDGNDGGAASLITATRRLLGNDIERQSLRRAARDEAERWGWAGATEQLRGYYRNVLQKQQLSTAA from the coding sequence TTGAAAATCGCCTTCTTCACCGAAACCTTCCTGCCCAAGGTCGACGGCATCGTCACCCGGCTCACCAAAACGGTGAAGCATCTGGTGGATGCTGGCGATGAGGTGATGGTGTTCTGCCCAGAAGGCTGTCCTGAGGAGTACATGGGAGCCCGCCTGATCGGTGTGCCCGCGATGCCTCTGCCGCTCTATCCAGAGCTGAAGCTGGCTCTGCCGCGTCCGGCCGTATCCGAAGCGATCGACAGCTTCCAGCCGGACCTCATTCACGTTGTGAATCCCGCGGTGTTGGGGCTTGGGGGCATCTGGCTTGCCAAGACCAAATCAATCCCGCTGGTTGCCAGCTATCACACCCATCTGCCCAAGTACCTCGAGCACTACGGCATGGGCATGCTGGAGCCACTGCTGTGGGAACTCCTAAAAGCCGCTCACAACCAGGCTCTTTTGAATCTTTGCACCTCCACCGCCATGGTTCAGGAGCTGAGTGAGAAGGGCATTCAGCACACGGATCTTTGGCAGCGAGGGGTGGACACCGAGCTGTTCCGTCCTGAGCTGCGCAGCAACGTAATGCGCCAACGCCTGATGGGCGACCAAGACGACCGCGGTGCTCTGCTGCTTTATGTAGGCCGACTCTCCGCCGAGAAGCAGATCGAGCGGATCAAGCCTGTGCTTGAAGCCCTTCCCGATGCTCGTCTGGCGCTGGTCGGCGACGGTCCCCACCGCCAGCAGCTGGAAAAGCATTTCGAAGGAACGGCCACCACATTTGTGGGCTATCTAGCCGGTGAAGAACTGGCAAGCGCCTATGCAAGCGGTGATGCCTTCCTCTTCCCCTCCAGCACGGAAACTCTCGGACTAGTTCTGCTGGAAGCGATGGCAGCCGGTTGCCCCGTAGTTGGAGCCAACCGCGGTGGCATTCCCGACATCATCACTGACGGAGTAAATGGCTGTTTGTATGAACCCGACGGCAACGATGGAGGCGCTGCCAGCCTGATCACAGCCACGCGTCGCCTGCTCGGCAATGACATCGAACGCCAGTCACTGCGCAGAGCCGCCAGGGACGAAGCGGAACGCTGGGGCTGGGCAGGCGCGACTGAACAGCTTCGCGGTTACTACCGCAACGTTCTCCAGAAGCAGCAACTGAGCACTGCCGCTTAA
- a CDS encoding MBL fold metallo-hydrolase — MFRVEYKYSACIKIVTDDVRILCDPWFGGGAYSGTWHQFPPVKNKMGLIGDFDVIYISHIHPDHYCSETIAELLSHYGNKNILVVDWGEHPNYLAKKIASDGFGDNLTISNEVTFGDTSVKILPNRTGSASDIDSALIVSSKKSKKAVLNVNDCIYNDSFYGKINDVKIQDGLEFTLFCLGYTGAGPYPQTYYSPILDERKMLDLANKKKQQFFDRYLKAISKIESVKRLPFAGKYVLKGDLAILNQYRGVADALEVKQIDKDAIVLDDGGDSYFDLESIKCSSERQDRYPPVNSLPSDNDYDWRTNVGFTPNPTLLKRLLYKSVSNAHPRSECDQDYLWSIYAYDSPSFIVDLWSHQEPWRLIEPLITFNCNKNSDARVIATEPACHSHLFIESKALFAVLTGVSHWNNYEVGSVFQVRRVPDIYVGEMQRYLNFLSVI, encoded by the coding sequence ATGTTTAGGGTCGAATATAAATATTCTGCCTGCATCAAGATCGTCACTGATGACGTAAGAATTCTTTGCGATCCTTGGTTTGGAGGCGGTGCATATTCTGGGACTTGGCATCAATTCCCACCCGTAAAAAACAAGATGGGATTAATAGGCGACTTCGACGTAATTTATATCAGTCACATTCATCCGGATCATTATTGTAGCGAAACCATTGCGGAATTATTATCCCATTATGGAAACAAAAATATTTTGGTGGTGGATTGGGGAGAGCATCCAAATTACCTCGCCAAAAAAATTGCGTCGGACGGATTTGGAGATAATCTAACAATCTCAAATGAAGTAACTTTTGGCGATACATCTGTTAAGATTTTACCAAACAGAACCGGTTCTGCTTCGGATATTGATAGCGCATTGATTGTTTCCTCTAAGAAATCAAAAAAAGCAGTCCTAAATGTAAATGATTGCATTTACAACGACTCTTTTTATGGAAAAATCAATGACGTTAAGATTCAAGATGGTCTTGAGTTCACATTGTTTTGCTTGGGTTACACAGGCGCTGGACCTTACCCGCAAACCTATTACTCTCCAATCCTTGATGAGAGGAAAATGCTTGACTTGGCGAATAAGAAAAAACAGCAATTTTTTGATAGGTATCTCAAAGCAATATCCAAAATTGAAAGCGTAAAGAGACTCCCCTTCGCTGGGAAATACGTCTTAAAAGGCGATCTTGCCATTCTTAATCAATATCGCGGTGTGGCAGATGCTCTTGAAGTCAAGCAAATTGACAAAGATGCCATAGTTCTTGATGACGGAGGGGATTCATATTTTGATCTTGAAAGCATCAAGTGTTCCTCTGAAAGACAAGACAGATATCCCCCAGTCAATTCCCTTCCTTCGGACAATGATTACGATTGGCGTACCAATGTAGGATTTACTCCGAATCCTACGCTTTTAAAGCGTCTTCTTTATAAGAGTGTCTCCAACGCCCACCCGCGCTCGGAATGCGACCAAGATTATTTATGGTCTATATACGCTTATGATTCGCCCTCTTTTATTGTTGACTTGTGGTCGCATCAAGAACCTTGGCGACTTATTGAACCGCTGATAACCTTTAACTGCAACAAGAATTCAGATGCTCGAGTGATAGCAACCGAACCTGCGTGTCATTCTCATTTATTCATAGAAAGCAAAGCACTGTTTGCAGTTCTTACTGGCGTCTCGCATTGGAATAACTATGAGGTTGGTTCAGTCTTTCAAGTGAGAAGAGTGCCCGATATCTATGTGGGCGAGATGCAGAGATATCTGAATTTTCTCAGCGTTATCTAA